ACAGATATGGGTATTGGAGTACCAGATACTCAAGCAACCCATGGATTAGTTCGAGCTCTAATATTATTATCAGCCACAAAACTCCCTTGTATCATGCATGTTTAGTTCTTTTTTAAAATGTTACATGTACATGAGCCCAAAAAAATGCATCGCAGGAACAATAAATCAAAtagttacaacttacaaccACATTACTCTACTCTCCACAGCACTTACCACCACATGTTCCCTCCAACCCAACCTGGATTTTGCCACAGATTTTCTCAAGGACGGTAAACCTTTGAGCCGCAAAAGAGACCAAACTGATGCATCTTTACAGGAACCGAGAGCACTCTCTCAAGGACCCCTCGagttattttgtttcttctcttctaGCTCTGAAGCTTCCTTCAACATGTCCTTAGCGTCGCTCTGCATATTTAATTTTGAAAGTGCAACAGCTTGCATGTAGAATGCAGTTGGCCAGTCAGGGTACACGCACTGCGCTTGCATTGCATCCCGTAAGGCAGCATCAGGTTGGTCACACATGAGGTGGCACAAGCTCCTTCTAGCATATACAGTTGGTGATACCATTGTCCCCACATCAACAAACTGCAGTCCAGAGAGAAGTAAATGAGTAAATCCGCTTGATTCTAACGATATTTTAGAACATCAGAAATAGAGCTCCTGATATATTATCTACCCACCTTTGTATAGCATTCTATGGCCGCAGTAAAATCTTTGTCACGGAAAGCTAAATCCCCACGTTTCCTAGCATCCAACATGTCCCTCATTTGCTGTGTCCATTCTTGGAATGATAGCTGTAACAGGAAAATGGATAAATTGATCGATTCCTCAGATAAAACCGGATAGAAAGAACTGACGAGGAAACAAATGCTTACCTCATTAGTACCTTCATCGTCTCTGTAATGTGTCGCAACAAGAATCTGCTGGATAGCTGTCAGGTCCATCCTAGAACAGGCTTCAGCCATGGCAGAAGGAGGGCGTTGTGGAGGAGCAGCTTCTTCCTCGTGCTTTGGAATGCCAAGCATCTCGTAGGAAGGTgcctgttttgtttttcaaatgaCATTGGACAGACATGAGAAAGGCAAAgacttgtgttttttcttttaaatcaTAATAGTTCTGTGGAAGGGTGAAAGCCATGCATCAAATTAACTAAACCATCATGAAAGACAAGTGTTTCATTCCCCTCCCTAATCGTTGAAATTCGAACTGTCCGCTAGCTCCTCCTTTGTTTGGATTATAGCCCGATGAACACAAAAGTTTGTTGATTAAAAGTTTAAAACACAATAAGATAGAAGGTTTAAAAGTTGGTAAAACGCAATTGTTACCTCTGATTTAGTTTCCAAGGGTTCAAGTACAGTAACCAGCTTTTTGGTATCAGGGCGGTCCCTGGGTTCATACTGCAAACACTGAGAGGCAAGATCTACCAGAGCCGTTGCCTCTTGTGTTGAGTAGTTTCCCTCCAAATGTGAATCCATCAATAACTGGATGTTGTTGCCTCTAATCATATCAAGAGCCTGAGAAACAAATATAGCTGTAAGTGGGAAAGCCCAATCTCCACTGTTTAAAGTACTGTTACCAAAGAATTATGCTACCAAGTTACAATGGTGGAAGCAAAATATTATTTCCGAGACCAGACAAGCTTCAGTGCTTTCATTTGCTTATTGTTAACCATGCAAAAGCTTCTATGCCACAAGTACTACAATCACTGAGTTCCAGCTAGGCTCAACCTCTACATGTTCATTTTCTTAACACGTAGACACGGCTCTTAATTCACAAATTGTTCAGACAAAAGGGCCAGACATAAAATTAACATTCTATGCTCATGATTCATCAAGCCTACAATGCTAAGGGGGGAAAATAGAATTGTATGGAACACTGATTCTCCAAGGTATTTTCAGAAAGGGTTCCATACTACAGAAGTACTAGAATAAAGTGCAACAAGGGAGCAGAATTACTAGCAAGAAACATACATGTGAAGGAGGTATGCGTTTCCCACTTAGAAGGTCGATTAATACAGTACCAAAGCTGAATATGACACTATCCGGCGTGACTCTTCCTGAGAACGGAAAAAACATCATGAGCAGGTGTTAGTACGGTGCCATACATGATACCTGAATATAACACATTTCAGTGCAATTCTTCCTAAGTGATAAATCCCCACGAACAGAAGCAAATGAATCCCCACTGTATTTTGTGAACTTCCTAGTCAGCTATCACTCGACAGACATCAGCTTCCTAGTCAGCTATCACTCGACAGACATCAGCTTCTTACAGAAGCATTGAGTAATTCAACAAGATATGGGGGCAAAAAATGATCTCTAGTTTTTGCCCCAAAATTTCCTGACTAAAccatttaagacatttttgcCATAAAGCAAAGCAAGGTCACACATGCAGTTCAAGGATTTAACATGTATTCACTAGTGATAGCTATACGTATTTTTCAAGAGGAGAAATATAAAGTTATTCACTAGTGAtagctactccgtatttttCAAGAGGAGAAATATGAAGTACAGGTATAGATTTAAAAATCATACATACCGTTTCTCAAATATTCTGGAGGTGTGTAAGCAAGGTTTGTGCTATAACTTTTCCCATCTCTACTGTTCTTCATCAAACCAAAGCACGAAAGCCGAGGATCTCCATTCTGCAGATAGAAATGCTATTAGTAATTTTGCTCACGGGGGATAACAGCTTGAGAACTACGTATATGCATACAATCAACATCATCTAAAAGTGCTTAAGGCTTTCATATGGCCCTAATCATTTCTCCAGCCAAAGAATACATCACCTAGAAATCATGCAGCTTAACTAACAACAAGAGACCATGACACGTCAGCATATGGACGATGTTAATGTGAAAACGGATATTGCTTACCTTATCAAAAAGGACCCTGTATGCATTCAGGTCATGATATAAAGGTCTACCCTCGTTGCAGCAATAGTCCAGCGCTTCAGCAATGTGGTATGAAACTCTTAGACGCATGGCCCATTCAATGGTCTGGTTTTCCCCTGAAAAAGAGCGAAAGCATCATCATGAAAGTGAACCAAACTGTAGTTTTGTAGAACTTGCATAAAAATACAATCAAGATCAGGAAACAAGCAATCACATTCTTTAATGCAGACGTTCTAAATAATGCAGTACCGATCCAATAAAATCCAAATTTTATCCATGCACTCTGCTGTCAGATCAATTAGCTAAAAGACATTATAGAAAACACAGAAAACATCGAATATTCATAGGTTATCAAGTATCAACAGCCTAATTAAGTATCAGAAAAGCTCATGATCACTCAAGATCAAGAACACCTACAAGCACTTTTTTTAAGAACTAACCGGAGTAGTAAATTCACCGTGACAAGACAATTGCACATTGAAATGCCCCGATTCTGTGAATTGATTCTAGGCACCAGTCCAAAAAACTATAGGCATAACTTGTCAACAGATAGCAGAGAGCGTCTAGCCCTCTTGTGTCTTAATTGGTTCCAGTCGATCCAAGGACatgccaacaaaaaaaaaagaataggaAGAGTATGACAAAGACTTTGTCCCAATCATTCGTTCGGTACACCAAATGCAGGACGGTATTATCAGACAGCATTTGCTTCGGGCGACTAAATTGTCCTTTTAGGATCCACCCTTATGAGGAACTGCAACTGACAGGAATTTTGCAACATGTATTTACCAAAAATagccaaaaacaaaaatccacAAACAACATGGTATTCAGAAAACGAGCTACAAAAAACGATCCGACAGCTGAGGAATCGATATCCAAACTTACAGTGGAAGAGGTGCTTGGCGAGGGTGTCGTTGGGCATGAACTCCGCGACGAGCAGGCGCTCGTCCCCGTCGCAGCAGTAGCCGATCAGGTTGGCCAGGCGCCGGTGCCGCAGCTTCCCCACTCCCCTGGCCTCCTCCTGCgaaccaaaaccaaaaaaccCAAAGCAGAGCCTTAGACAGACGTACAGCGACCGAATCCCAGAGCAAAAAACGGCACCCGAACGGGAGGAAGCCGGCCACCAACTAACGCGTACCGCGAACTGCTTGGAGTCGGGCCACGCCATCTTGGTGAACTTCTTGACGGCGATCGCGCGGCGGGTGCTGCGCAGGCGGCCCTTGTACACGAAATTGGGCGCCTTCTCGCCGCTCTCCGACACGATGTTCTCCCTGGCGAACCCGCCCGTGGCCGCGCTCAGCTCCGCCAGGGAGTACTCCTTGAACGCCGccacctctcctcctcttcccccggccgccgcctcggacgacggcgccgcggcCTGGTGCGGGTTCACAGAGAAGGACGGCCAGTTCGGCTGCGCCCCGGCCGCCTTCTCCGTCGGCTTCTCCGGGTGGGTCCCATCCCGCAGCGACGAGCGGCAGCAACCCATACGCCCGCCGCTCGCGTCGCGCCCGGCCGAGCGCGTGGAGTTCCCTGGACGagcaggagaggagaggagagacagagagagagagagggaggcttCTCCGAGCTCTCCGTGGTTAATGGTTTCGTTTTCTGGCTTTTTGGGTTTGGTTGCCTTTCAGGCGCTGGGTTCCGTCCGCCTTTGTATTTGTACCGGCCGGCGTGTAGACGTAGGCAGGGCAGGCTCCCGTGGGGATCATCTCATCTGGAGCAGTAGCGATTGGTTTCGTAGTCTATGGATGCGCGCCGCGTGTCCCTGtctgcggcgacggcgagtcATTGGTTCACATCTCTCCACGTTTAGAGCAAGTGGCCAATCAGGAGTGGCTTTACAGTCTCGAGATGGCTGGCAGCAGCtcgggcaaaaaaaaaaattcacaccTCTCGGGCAATTTCATCGTCTAGTCGGAGCATGGTTTGATCAgcaagcaaaaaataaaagacatTGATAATCTTATTTAGTAGGctaataaagaaagaaaattggTCAAAAACCTCGCCACAAATGTGGTGCTGGTCCACACGGCACGAGACCGATGCGGGTTGCGCCTGCATGTCACGGGACCACCGCCTCGACGCTGAGCTGCTCCATGGCACCCTGACGCTGTCATCGGCAACATTTCTTTATGCctaataaagaaagaaaattagtCAAAAACGTTACGGCAAATGTGATGCTGGTCCACATGGCACGAGACCCGTGCGCGCTGCGTCTGTATGTCTTGGGACCACCGCGTCGATGTTGAGCTGCTCCATCGCACATCGGCGTTGTCATCGGCACCATACCTTTATGTCGTTGTCTCACTTTGAACTGTTCCATCAATCCATATGCGCTTGCTAATGCTGCCAGTCTCAAGATGGCTGGCAACAGTATCACGGAATTCATCTTCTAGGCAAAAGGAGAGTTTCATCcaacttgcaaaaaaaaatcttattaATTTGGCtcataaagaaataaaattgGCCAAAAAACATTACTACAAATGTGATGATGGTCCACATGGACAAGTCCTAGTGTCCTACGCGCATGGTACCTGCATGTTTTGGGACCACCGCCTCGACGCTCTCCATTTCACCCTGCGCTGTCATCGGCACCTTTCCTCTATGTTGTCGCCTCCTCATTGTGAGCTGTTCCATCAATTCCTACGCGGTTGCTAGTGCTGTCAGTCTCGAGATGGCTGGCAGCAGCAGGATCGGGCAATTCATTGTCTAGGCAAAGGAGAGTTCGATCCAgcttgcaaaataaaaaatcctaTTTACTTGGCtaataaagaaacaaaaattagcCAAAAACCTTACCACGAATGTGATGCTGGTCCACACGGCACGAGTCTTACGCGGGCATTGGGCACTTGCATGTCTCGGGACAACCGCCTCGACGCCGAGCTTCATTGTAGGCTGCGCTGTCGTTGGCACCATTCCTTTATGTCGTCGCCTCGTTTTGAGCTGTTCCACCAATCTCTATGCGCTTGCTAATTCTATCAGTCTCGAGATGGCAGCATGATCGGGCTGTTCATCCTATAGTCAGAGGAGATTTTGATGTTGAGTGTCCGCCGTGGATTCATACCTATCTTATCCAAAAAGGATTCATACCTACTTTTGGTTGCTATTGAAAACCAGTAATGTGTTCCTTTTTCGTTCTTCCGAGTAGTAATactattttgtttcctttttatgcgtgtgtttcttcctctctttgaTGCGCAGATGTGTGAACCATTTCATAACCTATCGCGCGCgcttcccctaaaaaaaaggcaagaaaGCGTGACACCTGCCCCGCGTGTTCAGCGTTTTGTTCTCGGCAGAGAGAAGCTTTCGGAAGTGAAAGGAGACAGAATCCTTCTTGGTTCCGTCCGGGCATCGAAGAAAAAGATCGAGAAACGGACCCGCGGCTATCCCTGAGCCAAAAACCCGGCAAACTCCCGTGCATCGGGCGACCCTGTCGCCGCCGTGCCGAGTCTCTTGCGCAACTCTCTCCTGGGGGTCGGTGACGACGCGTTCGAAAGCGCCAAGTCACCTGCACCTGGAAGCTGATTGTTAATTTTGTTCCGTAGCCGTAGGACCGATGTTTACTTTACTCCGGAAGCAATCTCAGGCTTAAACACTTCCGGACAGCAAGTATATAGTGAAAGCAGTACTGCTCCTTGATCCACGGGTCGCTTATGGTCCACAGGAAATCAGAGCTCCTCCTGCTTTTGAACAGAGACTTGGCGACTCGTTCATTCACGCGGTGGATATCTGCATTGTTTTCTCAAGTCTACAGGTGCCAAACCGCGGAGTCAACGCGGCATCGAAGTTTTCTCAAGTCTCTCGCGACCTGACCTGACTTGAACTGGTCAGTCAGAACGCAGTCAACAATTAATTGGTGCAAGATACTCTAGTCTCTACCGCGTTCCGGCGAAAACGAATTAGTGTTGTACATTATCATCTAGTTCCTTTTCATATGCGCAAGATCAAGGAACGGAGAGATGATGGTAGTTCTATATATTTGCTCCTTCTTTCCGTCCTTGATCACGCTAATTTCCACTTTGAAACAGCCGTACGTTTCCAGGTACCACGACACGCAGGCGAGGACAAACCCTGCTCCCCGTTTCTGCATTTTTCTATGTTGATGCCTGACCTGTCGTGCACACGGCCGGATCGACAGCTCCACCATGTCGTGTTACCACTGCCATTGCCGTGCATGCAACATTAAACAATTCACCCGGAGTCCTTAGACAATACTGCGAGAAAACAAATCATCGGGCCTGCGCCGCCAGCCTGACGAGATCGTCTTCTACTACCTCCTCCTGCCCTAGAGCCACCAAAAGGCTTCCTCGAACAAGTAGATTCCCTCTTAAAAACACCCTCACGTGCACTGACAGCCCACCCGGGATTAAACAATCTGGTACGACAGAGGATTATACAGTGGGTTAACTGCCAAAGCATCATTAGATGGCATGCAACTGATGCATAAATTTGATAGTGCAATGAGTAAAGCTGCCACCACCACTGGAGTATGTAGGATGGAGACGTTTATTATGCTTCTTTTGGGATGGTGTAGTTCATGCGTGCACATCTTGGGAGGCGGCTTTGGAGTAGCGATCGTGACTAGGTTGAAGCCTTGAAGGCCTGGCTGGCTATGCTAGCTTGCTGTTTGTGGCAAGATTAGCCTATCAGGAAGGTAGTTAATCACCACGTGTCATGATGATTGTTTCTTTGATTGGACATTCGATTCCTTGATGAATCTTTTTTATATAGCTGATTCCGTTCATGATGATAAGCCTATAGCTAAGCATCGGGTTACCAATGATTCCATCCATTGGCCGTAATATAACCCTCCATTTGCCGTAATATAAGACCGTGATCAAGGATTACTTCATGGTTTGTACGGTATGAAAAACATGGTAGTCATGCCCTATACCTTAAATTAATTTTAGTTTTGCGACAAAGTACACTGTGGCACGCATTAACGAATGATGATCTGGAGCGAATTTGCTGCCATGTTTTTTCATTCTGAATCCAAGGCTCGTTCCTACGACAGCAACTTAGATTTATCCAACTATTGCCCACACGTACGGGCCCTCTTTGGTTTCGATGAGAAGCTTCCGATAATAACCACTTGATTTAATTAGACAGAGTAAATTAAGACTTGGGCGGCATCACGGAAAAGTCCAGTGCAGTGGAAGTTGGTgatcagcacggtgctgctaAAAAGGGTACCGACGGCACTTGGTGTGAACTCGGGCGTGTCAATGCTGCGTCGTTTGTCCCCCGTACATTCGGAATGACGGCACAGCCTAATGCATTTCCACGTTAATGACTTAACTTGCTCTCGCGTGGTCGATCGATCGTCCTCACATGCATGCCCGggttcaaaaaatttaaaatcaaCGCACGTACGGTTCGTCATATTTTAGAGCACTAGCGCGTATCCTCAGTCCTCACAGagtgacgacgacgatgatatGCTTTAACTTCTCTTTGGAACGTGCACCCCACGTATATACACATCATCGTGCGGCGTGTGAGTGACGTGTATCGTGCGTGGGTCGTGTGTCCCTGcactcaaaataaaaagaaacacGCGATTAGCACCAGATGAAGGCCAACAATTTAATCATGAAAAAAGCGCGCGGGGAATAAATATCCTCGGAcaggcaggaggaggagaacgaCATGTACCGAACTGCACCAATCACACTTAATAATTGGATGGATGCTGAATTGCTGATTGCGCAGTGGAAAAGCTCGTAGAAAGTTGCGGCTCCAGGCGCGCGGGATTCGCTGAGAACTCTGCCCCTTTTCCGTCCGACGATCATATCGTTGTGTTTCTTTTACGCAGCTGCTGTGGGTGCGTGTGCGTCTGGTGACTCTGGTCACGTCGATCGTCTCCGCTCCAAAGACGATCGAGCGTTTCGGCCGGGGGACACGGCATGGCGTCCGGCGGAACCAACGGTTCGCCACGACCCACGACGAAGCCCCCCGCCGTGTTCGCGACGGTTTTACTCAGGTTTTCTAGCGTGAAACTACTCGTGCCGCTAGCGGTCCGTGTTGTCGTGACCACGGGGCCCTGGCGTGTGCGGTACTGCCAAGATTTTCCGGCAGGCAGCGTGTACCGTGTTGTGCCATGTAGGCTGTAACCCTGCACTGTGGCAGTACTCCAGACCAGCAGTCCTGTCTCGGTACAGTACGCTActgctgcttctttttttcctagtCCTGCCCCGTGCCGTCCAACCGTGCTCAATTTTTGCGagaagtctttttttttctgttgggtGCTCTGTTTGGGCTATGTTAGTTCTGGGCCACGACCGCTGCTTCGGCCTCTGGGCTTGCGTTACGTAAGGTTCACAGCAGTTTAGGACTCCGCCCTCTCGGTAGTCCAAGTGTTCGACAACTAGTGAGAGGCCCATCTACAGAGGAAAACAGACCAACTCTTCCGCGATTGTTTCGAAGAAAAACACAAGTACGATTAGTACTACTGTGCTCTAACGGAAACCATTGTTGTCCTAGTTCCATCACTCGCACGTACAATTATTCAGCTTGGTGCGGATATGATGATTAGAGAATAGCGACGCACCACCGTGGTAAAGGTTCCTACATGTCAGTGTACCAAAGCCGACGCTGAATCAGAGTTCAGAAGCGCCAAAAACTTGGGTTCCGTGCTTCCGATCCTTCCTACCGCCTTGGATTGCAACCTTCCATCTAGATCTATCATTAGATTTACATAttatgcacgcacgcacattGTACTGGTTTGATTAGGACGGGAAGACCCATCTCCAACTGCATAGATGCAGCTTTCCTTAACTGACAATCTTGCTGCTCAGCCGCTTTCGCGTTCAGGTGCATTCCATATCAGTGACATTTCGACGGATCTGAAAGCTCAAAACAGTTTAGTACTGCTGAGCAAGGTGCACATGCCTCGTGTTCTTTTTTATTCTGAAGATTCGTCGCTCCTGCTAATTGAGTCATtgtatacttttttttttgacgaaaattAGCAAAGAGCTGGTGGTCAATATATTAAGCAAGAAGAATGTTCAGAGGTTTGCTCAAAGCACAGCCGTGCCGTGCCTTAAGCGTCACCGCCGAcgggccgtgccgtgccgccgACGCCCCCCGCCCCATCCGCAGTCTCTGGCTATTGGTTTTCGAGTTATGAGGTTCCAGCGATGAGATAAATCCCACTGGCCTTCTCAATTTCTGGGTGTGCCGGTGCACAATCTAGATCCGCTCCCTGAGGTCTGTGAGATCTGAAATACAAGTAACCATGGGCAGCAGAGTCGGGTTGGTTGTAGTCTGCCTGCTCTTCCTGCTCATCTGGGAAGTTTCGGCGATTGCCGAGACCGAGGTCGGTGATGTGCGCTTAGCACGAGAAGCACCCCATGGCAAGCTGGAGGTTGCTGGTAAAAGGGTGTCGGTGTACACGGTCGCATGGTCTACGCTTGCGATGGCCGCGGCGACCGGGCTGGGAGCATTGCCATTCTTCTTCCTGGAGCTTGAAGCCCAATGGGCGGGCCTCTGCAAAGTCATTGTATATTCTGAAGATAGATTACTGTTCAGTACAGGCCTAC
This is a stretch of genomic DNA from Brachypodium distachyon strain Bd21 chromosome 1, Brachypodium_distachyon_v3.0, whole genome shotgun sequence. It encodes these proteins:
- the LOC100824432 gene encoding serine/threonine-protein kinase BSK1-2, producing the protein MGCCRSSLRDGTHPEKPTEKAAGAQPNWPSFSVNPHQAAAPSSEAAAGGRGGEVAAFKEYSLAELSAATGGFARENIVSESGEKAPNFVYKGRLRSTRRAIAVKKFTKMAWPDSKQFAEEARGVGKLRHRRLANLIGYCCDGDERLLVAEFMPNDTLAKHLFHWENQTIEWAMRLRVSYHIAEALDYCCNEGRPLYHDLNAYRVLFDKNGDPRLSCFGLMKNSRDGKSYSTNLAYTPPEYLRNGRVTPDSVIFSFGTVLIDLLSGKRIPPSHALDMIRGNNIQLLMDSHLEGNYSTQEATALVDLASQCLQYEPRDRPDTKKLVTVLEPLETKSEAPSYEMLGIPKHEEEAAPPQRPPSAMAEACSRMDLTAIQQILVATHYRDDEGTNELSFQEWTQQMRDMLDARKRGDLAFRDKDFTAAIECYTKFVDVGTMVSPTVYARRSLCHLMCDQPDAALRDAMQAQCVYPDWPTAFYMQAVALSKLNMQSDAKDMLKEASELEEKKQNNSRGP